The region CACAGGACGAAACACACACATCGAAACCGGTCTCTCCATCGCATGGTGGAACAAAAATGAAACGACAGAAGCTCAAAATAAACCACAATAATAAAAAAGGGATACGATAAATCATGGTAGTAGTGAGGCAAGTCGAGATAATAATAGATGTTCAAATCATATTGAAGTAAATAGAAGTTCAAGCAAAGTTAGCCATGAGAGGGGAAGAAACGAGTTTTACCGTAAAAATGTGTTTGGTTTTGATTATCTGGTGTGTGCTGGTCTTGAACCGAGTCCTTGCAGAGATGTGTTTTCAGGTATTCTATGTTTTTTCTATTTGTTGTTGTGTATTGGGATGTTTAAGTTTTTGTAAcggtttcttatttttattataataattattaataataaaaaaccaatttTAATGTGGTCCATAGTATCAGGAACATATCAACGTGAAcaataataaaattatttttcagTTTTTGCTATAGCTGGATACTAAACCCAAGTCCTGATCCATGGCATTCATGAATGTTACCGCTGAGCTGCTTTGTTAAACATGTATTTTAATTCTATTCATATCCATATGATTTCATTTTTACTGATCATTATGCCTTATTATTTAATCTTTGAATTAAATTTGTGcataaattaaaattgatttataatgttattattttattaagcaattgtataagagatcttatttatttaattttgttctctcatataattgagttactatgtctagtgatcgttataattttgattaatttggattagccacaacatccttaaattaattgatttttttttaaagttttgagatcacataaattattagacataaaattgtaattaagtatacgtggtataatgaattttatcctacaggaatttttattatatttgtatgattaatgaggataaaatatcaaaatattttcataacttgCCCACAGGAATTATGAATTGGTACATAATTTGATAATTTTATCATAAAGTATTAATTTTGGATAGAAAAAACAAAATTGTATCATGCACATAAAGTGTGAGGTTTGAAAAATCTATCgcaatttttttttataaaaaaaatcttattacattaaaatttagcccacaggtaatttttatgttgcaagatttattttatggtatgtttatattgataatacatacaatttggataatatttatgcctcaaattttgacatcaattttgtttatctttttagCTTCTCAACCTGCTAATTTTTCTGATATCCGATGTGATATTCCCGAGCTCAGAGGAGATAACTATAAGGTGTGGAAGGAAAGAATTCTCCTCCATCTAGGATGGATGGATGGACATAGATTATGCTATTAGGAAAGACAAACCACCTGCAATTACAGATGAAAGTACTCCAGCTGCAATCGCACTATATGAGCGGTGGGAGAGATCCAACCGGCTCAGTGTGATGTTCATTAAGACTAAGGTCACAGGTGGAATACGTGGTTCTGTCGATCAACATGAGAATGTTTGTGATTTGCTGAAAGCCATTGATGATCCGTTCGTCACTTCTGAAAAGGCTTTGGCAAACACATTAATTATGAAATTTTCCTCCTACCGACTCACCAGTGTGAAAGGTGTGCGTGAGCACATAATGAAAATGCGTGACATTTCAGCTCAACTTAAGAAACTTGAGGTTGATATGTCTGACTCCTTCCTGGTGCACTATATTTTGAACTCTCTTCCGTCTGAGTATGGGCCTTTCAAGATCTCCTACAATACACATAAAGACAAATGGTTAATCAATGAATTAATGACCATGTGTGTTCAAGAAGAAGAAAGGCTTGTAATGGAACATAGTGAGAGTGAATTGCTGACAAGCACTCACGGGAAGAACAAAGCTTTCAAAACTGACAAGTCACAAGCCAATCAGAAAGGGAAATTCAAAATACCACCGCAAGGTGATATCAAGAAAGAAGCAAAGTATTACTTCTGTAAAAAGGGAGGACACATGAAGAAGGAATGCTCTGGATTCAAATAATGGCTTGAGAAGAAAGGTAATTTATTCTCATTTGTTTGTTATGAATCTAATATGACCGATATTAATATTAACACCTGGTGGATTGATTCTGGATCAACAATCCATATAACAAATTCCTTACAGGGTATGCAAAACCTAAGGAAGCCAGTGGGAAGTGAGTGGATTGTCCTATCAGGAAGCAAGATGGACTCACATGTGGAAGCTATTGGAACTTGCAATTTATTGaataatggttttgttttgaaattagaaaggaccttttatgtaccaagtttctcactaaacttgatttcagtttctagacttgtaccttttggatattcctttaattttaaagacaccttgtttgaattattttataattcAAAATGTATTGGGAATGGTATATTGTCTGATGGTCTTTATCATATTAATTTACAAATC is a window of Lathyrus oleraceus cultivar Zhongwan6 chromosome 6, CAAS_Psat_ZW6_1.0, whole genome shotgun sequence DNA encoding:
- the LOC127094745 gene encoding uncharacterized protein LOC127094745; translation: MDIDYAIRKDKPPAITDESTPAAIALYERWERSNRLSVMFIKTKVTGGIRGSVDQHENVCDLLKAIDDPFVTSEKALANTLIMKFSSYRLTSVKGVREHIMKMRDISAQLKKLEVDMSDSFLVHYILNSLPSEYGPFKISYNTHKDKWLINELMTMCVQEEERLVMEHSESELLTSTHGKNKAFKTDKSQANQKGKFKIPPQGDIKKEAKYYFCKKGGHMKKECSGFK